The Vitis vinifera cultivar Pinot Noir 40024 chromosome 12, ASM3070453v1 genome has a segment encoding these proteins:
- the LOC100266226 gene encoding mitogen-activated protein kinase kinase kinase 20, producing the protein MEDVIVKQRLLGKGTYGKVYMAVCRDGGLLLAVKSSAFTRSSFVLREKDILLSLSDCPDVIQCFGGYASIEVDGYLVYNLLLEYAPGGSLKTLMMRRGGKLSEPEVRHYARMIARGLCHMHERGLTHCDLKPDNVLVFPGKDGGNVVKIADFGMARRDGEQEVLEVRFRGTPAYMSPESLAFEEYEAPMDVWSLGCTVVELVTGQRPWNRCKGVNEIVEHVVVKSEVPNIPKYLSESGKDFLVRCFERDPRRRWAAEKLMNHSFVAPIPTQMVMNDLPSSRCCHPHRPQACLLWWSVLVLHRFQLLVWFLLHGIPFLPGCILFLQCFQIFHFLPDAVRLRLISRSLLIVHCFRVILFLLYGSDFDQ; encoded by the coding sequence ATGGAGGATGTGATAGTGAAACAGCGTCTTCTTGGGAAGGGAACTTACGGAAAAGTCTACATGGCCGTCTGCAGAGACGGTGGTCTCCTGCTAGCTGTGAAATCTTCAGCTTTTACCCGTTCTTCTTTCGTTCTAAGAGAGAAAGACATCCTCCTCTCTCTTAGTGATTGCCCTGATGTTATTCAGTGCTTCGGTGGTTATGCAAGCATAGAAGTCGATGGATATTTAGTTTATAATCTACTTCTTGAGTACGCACCCGGAGGAAGTCTGAAGACTTTGATGATGAGGCGCGGAGGTAAATTATCGGAACCTGAAGTTCGGCATTACGCCAGGATGATTGCCAGAGGGCTTTGCCACATGCACGAGAGAGGATTGACTCACTGCGATCTGAAGCCGGATAACGTACTTGTTTTTCCCGGCAAAGATGGTGGGAATGTTGTTAAGATTGCTGATTTTGGAATGGCTAGAAGGGATGGAGAACAGGAAGTGCTTGAGGTCCGGTTCCGGGGCACCCCGGCTTACATGTCGCCCGAGTCTTTGGCTTTCGAAGAGTATGAGGCTCCAATGGATGTATGGTCACTAGGGTGCACAGTGGTTGAGTTGGTGACTGGACAACGCCCCTGGAATAGGTGTAAGGGTGTGAATGAGATAGTGGAGCATGTGGTAGTTAAGAGTGAAGTACCTAACATACCAAAATATCTATCCGAAAGTGGGAAGGATTTCCTTGTAAGATGTTTTGAGAGGGATCCGAGGAGAAGATGGGCGGCTGAGAAGCTGATGAATCACTCCTTTGTCGCCCCCATCCCTACCCAGATGGTAATGAATGACTTGCCTTCAAGTAGATGCTGTCATCCTCATCGTCCCCAAGCTTGTCTTCTTTGGTGGAGCGTTCTTGTACTTCATCGCTTCCAATTACTGGTTTGGTTTCTTCTACATGGCATTCCCTTCCTTCCAGGGTGCATTCTATTCCTTCAATGCTTCCAAATATTCCACTTCCTCCCGGATGCTGTGCGCCTTCGCCTGATTTCGAGAAGCCTTCTTATCGTGCATTGCTTTCGAGTCATTCTGTTCCTCCTCTATGGCAGTGATTTTGATCAATAA